The genome window GATCTAAGAGGGTTCTTCGAACCCCTCGGGGAGGGCCTTCCCCCCATTACCCCTCATCTGGAAGGCCCTAAGACCCTCCAGACTTGGGGTTATGGTTTTCACGACCTTCCTCAAAATATTAAACGCTCCAACTAAATCCGCATTGAAGGTAAGCCCCGTTGCGGGACACTTAAATAAACCACGAACGAACCTCGCCCCATCGTGGGGCTTCCCGCAGACAGGGCACGTTTGAGAAGTGAAAGCCTCATTGACCACGATAACCTGAATACCAAACTCCTCAGCAACTTCCTTTAAACGTTTAATGACCGTGTTAAACCGCCACACGTGAGAGAGGATGAAATTCTGCTTCTTACCCTTATCAGAGTTCCGAGCTATTCCCTTGGGATAGCCGACGACGATTTTAGAGACACCCAAATCGTAAAGCCTTCTAACCGTCCCCCTGACTGCCGTGTTAATGTAATGCTTCGCCTGTAGTTTAGCCCTCTCGTGCATTCTCCTGAGCTTTCTGCTCGTCTTAGCACCACTTTTGTTGAGTTTTGATTGATACTCGGCAATCCTCTTCCGCCAGTAGAAGTCAATACTTTTGAGAGGCCTGCCATTCACGAGAAAGCTTTCTCCACTCTCGACATAAACGGCCATTAAATTGTTCACTCCCAAATCAATGCCTGCTGAAAGGCTCCCCTTTGGTTTTCTCGGGAGTTTAACCCATTCCTCGCCCTCAAGTCTTTCCCTGACTTCTGAGAAGGAGATGTGGACATACCACTTCCGCTTTACCTCGTCGTAAGTTATTTCTAACCGCCCCTGCTTGCCTCTCAAGTGTATTCTTCCCTTGAACTGGATTTCCAAGCGTTTGAACTTCCCAAGGCCTTTCAATATGAGTTTGCTCCCTTCAATCCTGTACTGGTCGTTCCTGAGGATTATGAAGGGTTTTCTCTTCTCGCATTCCTTCAGGTAGTTCGGTGGTTTTGGCTTAAGCCAGTCGGGGAGTTCTCCATTCCGCTTCTTTCTTGCAAGGGTGAAGAATGAACGCCACGCCTCAGCGTTCTTTCTCGCTATTTGTTGAACCGTTGCAGAACCGATTTCTTTCTTAAACTCCTCATAAACAGTTTTTTCAGTCTTTTTAAAGTCCACGATTTGCTCTTGGAAGAACTGTTGTCGCCTGAGGTAGTTTACCCTATTCCAAACTTTGGCTCCAGCGTCGGCTAACTGGAAGAGGATTTCGTTTTGGGTTTTTGAGGGTTGGAGTTTGAGCGTTACCGAACGCTTCATCTCAAGTTGTAGTGTGAATTTTAAGCTTTAAAAAAGTGTTGCTTTCCTGCTGAATGGCTGGTTGGGTTGTTTATTGCATCCCCGCCGTGAACGACGAGGCTTGAGAAGAGAAAAATGTGTGAAAAAAGAACTCAGAAGAGCCACTGGTTCTCTATGCACTCGTCACAGGGCGGCTTTTCTCCCGCTATGGCCTTGAATTTGGTGTAGATACACTCCGGCAGGCCGAGCGGGCAGCGGTCCGGGGTGACGCCGGGCCTGACCTTGGTCGGGTCGAGCTTTATCTTGATGTATGCCTCATACTCCTCGACCTTCTTCCAGGGCAGAACTTTGGCACCGTAGATGACGAGGTTGTCGTAAATCTTGGCGTAGTCGCCGACGACCGCGGTCTCCTTGAGTATGACGTTCTTTCCGACGACGACGCCCTCTCCGAGGATGCTGTCCTTTATCTCGGAGCGCTCCCTAACGATGTCGTTGCCTATGAGTATGGCGCGCTTGAAGTAGGCCCTGTCCTCAACAACGGTGTTCGGGCCTATGTACGTGTAGGCCTTTATCTTGACGCCGTGGCCTATCTTAACCCCCTCGTCGATGCAAACCGGCCCCTGTATCTCAACGTCCTCGGGGACTTCGGCACCCTCTTTGATAACGAAATAACCGTTCTCCTTGGCTATCTCATCCATCGCAACCTGGTGGGCGTAGAAGAGGTCGTCCGGGGTTCCGAGGTCAATCCAGTAGTATCCGCGCGGTATTTTGTGGGCGTAAACAAGCCCCCTGGCCACGTACTTCGGGAGAACCTCGCGCTCGAAGTAGACCTCCTTGTTCTTCGGAATCTCCTCCAGAACCTTCTTGTTAACCATGTAGATGCCCGCATCGACGAGGTTTGTGCGGGGCCTGTGGGGCTTCTCCTCGAAGTGGGTGACCTGGTTTCCGTCGTCCAGCTCGACGACTCCGTACTTCTCCGGGTCATAGACCTTGGTAACCGCGACTGTTATGAGGCCGTCGTTCTCTTTGTGGGCCTTGATGAGCTCTTTAAAGTCGAAGTTCGTGAAAACGTCACCGTAGATAACCAGAAAGTCGTCGTCCACGTAATCTTCCACATTCTTCAGCGCTCCGCCGGTCTCGAGCGGCATCGGGTCATTGACGAACCGTATCGTTTTGGGGTAGTCGGCCATCTTTTCGTCGATGAACTCCCTTATCTCCCCCCTCATGTAGTGGACGGACAGGATTATCTCATCGATCTCCTGGATTTTCTCCAGGCTCTCAAGGAGGTACTGAAGGTTTGGCTTGCCAAGAACCGGGATCATGGGCTTGGGTCTGGTCGATGAGAGCGGCCTTAACCTCGTTCCAAAACCGCCAGCAAGAATAACTGCCTTCATGGTATCACCATTTACCCTTTCAACAAAGGGTTTTATATGTTTTACGGCCATAAAATATATAACCGGCGGTGGCAGGTTTAACTGACGGTGAAAAGTTCGAAAAATCCGCGTTTAGGCCCCCACATGAGTGTTTTGCCCCAAAAATCGGGGTTTAATCGCGGAAAAAATATAAGTTCTGTAAGGGCCCATCACGGTTTCGATACCCTGTCCTTCCCACCGAGCCTGAAATCTGAGAGCTGATATACCTTCCCCTTGAAGCGGAAGCAGGTGCCGGGGCAAACGCTCTTAAGGGGGCAGGTGGCGCAGGCGCTCTCCCCCGCCTCCACCCGCTCCAGGTAGCCGAGGTCGGCCAGCACCTCCATGGCGCCGACGACCTCATCCCTCGGAACGTCCAGCTCCCGGGCTATCCCGTCTATGCTCCTCCCTTCCTCCAGCAGTGCCAGGATCCTCTCCAGCATTCCAACACCTCAGTAGCCCAGCGCCGTCCCCACGTTCCATATCAGGATTCCAACGAGCGACGCGAGGCCGATCATGTAAACCACTGTGAAGGCGGCCCATTTCCAGTTGCTCTCGGCTCTAACGGCGCCTATCGTGGCTATGCACGGGATGTAGAGGGTGGTGACCATGCCGAGCACGTAGGCCTGGAGCGGTGTCATTGCTCCCACTATGGCCTCCTCGCTTCCGTAGATTATTCCGTAGGTTGATATGACGTTCTCCTTGGCGATTATCCCGAACAGCAGGCTAACCGCCGCCTTCCAGTCGAGGCCCATGAGACGCATGTACGGCTCGAAGAACATGCCGAGCCTCTCCGCGTAGCTTCCTCCTGTGCCCATCTGCACGGGATAGCTGCTGAGGTACCAGATGGCCATCGAGCCGAGCAGGATTATGGTTCCCGCCTTCTTTATGAACTCCTTGCTCCTCTCCCACGAGTGGAGTGTTACCGTCTTCCACGACGGGATGAGGTACTCCGGTAGCTCGATGATGAAGGGGCTCTCCTCGCCCCTGATAACGAACCTGCTCAGGAGCCAGGCCACGAGGAGGGCGAGCAGCACCGCCGTGGCGTAGATGCTCACCGCGACGAGTGCCTGGTGACTGGCGAAGAAAGCCCCCGCCAGGAAGCTTATGACGCTCAGCCTGGCGCTGCAGGGTATCAGCGGGTTGACGAGCATGGTCAGCAGTCTGTCTCTCTCGTCATCGAGGGTTCTCGTGGCCATCACCGCGGGGACGTTGCAACCGAAGGCGAGCACCAGGGGAATGAAGCTCTTGCCCGGCAGGCCGAACTTCCTCATTATGCGCTCCATGACCACAGCCGCCCTGGCCATGTATCCAACGTCCTCGAGGACGGAGAGGGCCAGGAACAGCAGGAAGACGAGCGGGAAGAAGCTGAGCACGGAACCAACACCCGCTATGATTCCATCGACCAGGAGTCCCCTCAGAGCCTCGTTTGCTATATGCGGCGCGAGCCATTCCCCGAAAGCCGCGAAAGCATCGTCGAGGTATCCCTGGAGGGGCAGCCCGACGGCGAACACGAATTTGAACATGAGGTAGAAGACGCCAAAGAGTATGAGGAGGCCGTAGACGGGGTGCGTGAGGAACCTGTCGAGCTGGTCGCTGAAGCTCTCGCCTTCCACCTTTGTGTACCGCACAAAGCGGTGCATGAGCCTGTCGATGAACTCGTACTTCTGGCTGGCGATTATAAGGTCCATCGCGCGCTTGTAGCGCTCTTCAACCTCCGCTATGTGTCCCATTATCTCGTCGAGCTTTGCACTGCCGAGGTGTCTGAGGATGAGCTTTATGACCCCATCGTCGCGCTGAAGGAGCTTTATCGCAAGCCAGCGGAGGTTGTACTCCTCCCCCAGTTCGGTGTCCCTGAGAACAGCCATTATGTGCTCTATCTCCCTCTCGACCTCCGGGTCGTACCGCGGGATCACGGGCCTCTCCTTCAGCATCCCGTTGGCCATCAGGTGTATCTTCTCCTTCAGCTCGTCGAGGCCGGCGCCTTCCTTCGCGCTCATGGCCACCACTGGAACGCCGAGAACCTCCTCCATCCTCTTCACGTTTATCTCGATACCGTGTTTCTCGGCCAGGTCTATCTTGTTGAGGGCTATGATAACGTTGTTGAGACCCATCTCCAGTATCTCCATGGTGAGGAAGAGGTTTCGCATGAGGGCTGTTGCGTCGATGACGTTCACGACCACGTCGGCGCTCCCCTTCAGGAGGAAGTCCCTCGCGACGAGTTCGTCGATGGAGTGGGCCGTGAGGGAGTACGTGCCCGGGAGGTCAACTACAAGAAACTTCTGTCCCCGGTATTCCAGTATTCCCTCCTTTTTCTCGACCGTAACGCCGGGCCAGTTGCCAACGTGCTGCCTCATCCCGGTCAGTGCGTTAAATATGGTCGTTTTTCCGACGTTGGGGTTCCCTGCCAGTGCAATGACCTTCATCATGACGGCCACCTCACAGTTTTCGTATCATGACCTTCGCCGCCATTCCCCTGCCGATAGCGAAGCGCACGCCGCCGACGGAGATGATTATCGGGCCGTACTGGTGGGACTCGATTATTTGAACCGTCGCTCCGGGGGTGAGGCCCATGCCCACAAGCCGCTGCCTTGCGGTGGGGCCGCCAAGGATGTTCACCACAATCCCCCTGTCCCCGGGTCTGAGTGCGTTTAAAGGTACAATCATGAGCATCACCGTTAGGCTTTCCTAATTCGATATTCCAATCCCTCGATGACCTTAAAAAGCTTTGGTGGGCCTAACAAAATCGGGGAGTTCGAAATCAGAAATCCGCGGGTTCTAAGACGCCCCGGGAAGGTGTTCTCAGGGGATGCGGAATTTAAAACTTCGGAAAGGTATTTAAGGGATTGGAGAGAATACAACAAGTTGAATTTCGGAGGTGTGTTATCATGGAGGAGACTCCACCTGAAGAACCCAAGAAGACGTCCCTCGGCATGGATGAGAACCTTGAGGGACTGCTTGCCTATCTTGCCTGGTGGATTACAGGGATAATATTCCTGGTGCTTGAGAAGGAGAGCGATTTCGTCCGTTTCCATGCTATGCAGTCGACGATAACCTTCATAGGCATCACTGTGCTCCAGGTGATCCTCAGCTTCATTCCCTACATAGGGGGCATCATCGCCTGGCTCCTGGGAATCGTGGGATTTATCCTCTGGATCCTCGGCATGGTGAAGGCCTACCAGGGCGAGCGCTACAAGTTCCCCATCGTCGGCAACCTGGCCGAAGAGTGGATGGGGAAGGTCAACGTCTGAGGCTTAGCTTTTTAAGCCTCCTTTTTTACCCCACCCCATGATGGGCATAGAGAGCGTGGTTGAGGAGATAGCGAGGTTTTCCAGGGAACTCGGGCTTTATAAAAAACGCATACTCGTCATGTTTTCGGGCGGGAAGGACAGCTCACTGGCCCTCCATATCCTTAAGGAGGCAGGTCTTGAGGTCTCCGCGCTGACCTTCTTCCACCGCTGGAGCTGGAGGGAAACCCTGAACTGGGCGATGGGTTTTACCAAAAAACTCGGAGTTGAACACTACCTCGTTGATGTTACGGACGGCCTCCTCCGTGAGGCAACCGGGAGGAAGGGGCCGATCTGCATAAACTGCAAGAAGGTGATGCTCTGGAACGCCAAATGGTTCGCCCTCAACAACGGCTTTGACGTCCTTGCCAAGGGGGACAACGCCAACGATAAGATAATAGGCGCCCTGCTGGACCAGTGCAAAGGCGATATAAGACTCTGCGACATACCGAAGATTGGGATTCCATTCTTCAGGCCGCTGGTAAAGTACACCGCCGAGGAAGTCGAAAGGCTGGCCGATGAGGTGGGGATAAGACCCTACCGCATGTACGAGCACGCGAGGAGGAGGCAGTGGCGCGAGGGCTGTCCGCTCCAGTACATAGACCGCGAGGAGGTCGTCACGGAGGAGCTCATGAACCTGGTCTTCAGGGTGAACTACGAGGTGAGCAAAATCGCCAGAGCGAGGAAGGTCCGCGTGAGCGTAAGAGTTCCGAGTTTTGAGGTCATGTGCTGGGACTGCGATGAGGGAACCCTCAGGGAGGTGGGGAGGGTTACCTCGATGTTCGGGGGGAAAGGAAAATGAGGCTTCCTCTGGGGAAGATACGAAACGACGTCCTGCACGATGTTGTATTCCCAAACCTGGGCGTGGAGGATATGAAGGTGGTATACGGGCCCGGGGAGGGCTTTGACTCGGCCGTCCTCGAATACGACGACGAGCATTACCTTGTAGTCGCCACCGACCCCACACTGGGCGTCCCCGGGGAAACCTTCGGCTTCTTTACCTACCACTTCGCGGCCAGCGATGTGGCGGTTTTCGGGGCGAGGCCGAGGTGGCTGGTGGTTGATATCCTCCTTCCCCCCGGAAGCGAGAGGGGCTTTCTCGAAAAGACGATGCGCGACTTAAACACGGAATGCCGGAAGTACGGGAGCGCGATAATCGGCGGCCACACGGGCGTTTATCCGAGCGTAGCCGAGCCCACCTCAACGACCACGGCAATGGGTCTTGTGAAGAAAGACCAACTGAGGCTTCCGCTTGCAAAGCCCGGCGACAGAATAGTCGTGACCGGCAAGGTCGGTCTTGAGTTCGCGGTCTCCGCGGCGTACTTCCGGGAGGACGAGCTTAGAAAGCTCCTCTCTTTCAGGGAAATTCAGCTCCTCAAGGGGCTCTACCGCTTCGAAACCGCGGTTCCGGATTCCCTCGTGGCCGGACCCTTTGTCAGGGGCATGCACGACGCCACTGAGGGTGGTTTAACCGCCCTCCACGAGATAGCGGATAATTCCGGGCTGGGATTCAGAGTCTACGCCGAAAAACTCCAGCTCGACCCCCTCGTGGAGAAGGTTCTCGACTTCTACGGCCTCGATCCGTGGGGCGTTTCGTCCACCGGCACGGTAATAGCGATAACACCTCCGGAAAACATAGATTCCCTAATTAAAGAATTCAATAAAAATGGAATTGTTGCATTTGAACTCGGCGAGTTCACCGCCGATAAGAAGCGCATCCTAATCGAAAACGGGGAAGAAAGGGAGTTTCCAACGTTTAAGAACGACCCCTACGTGGAGCTGTACGGCAAACGATAAATAGGGGAAAGTGATATCCCCAACCATGAGCACTGATCTCATAAAGAAAGTCATCCTAGACGTGGCCCGGGAACTGGGTCTTGAGATTGAGGAGGTAATTCTCTTCGGCTCCCGTGCGAAAGGCACCTTTAGACGGGACAGCGATTGGGACGTCCTGGTTATCCTCTCAAAACCCGTGGAAAGAAAAATGGAACTTGAGGCATACAAACGGATACACAGGGAACTCCTGTTCAAGGGAATTAAAATAGACCCCATTTTTATCTCCCGGGATGAGCTGGAACGGGTCAGGGACGATACCGGCTTTGTTTACTACTATGCCCTGAGGGAGGGTGTGAAGATTTG of Thermococcus sp. JdF3 contains these proteins:
- a CDS encoding RNA-guided endonuclease TnpB family protein, which translates into the protein MKRSVTLKLQPSKTQNEILFQLADAGAKVWNRVNYLRRQQFFQEQIVDFKKTEKTVYEEFKKEIGSATVQQIARKNAEAWRSFFTLARKKRNGELPDWLKPKPPNYLKECEKRKPFIILRNDQYRIEGSKLILKGLGKFKRLEIQFKGRIHLRGKQGRLEITYDEVKRKWYVHISFSEVRERLEGEEWVKLPRKPKGSLSAGIDLGVNNLMAVYVESGESFLVNGRPLKSIDFYWRKRIAEYQSKLNKSGAKTSRKLRRMHERAKLQAKHYINTAVRGTVRRLYDLGVSKIVVGYPKGIARNSDKGKKQNFILSHVWRFNTVIKRLKEVAEEFGIQVIVVNEAFTSQTCPVCGKPHDGARFVRGLFKCPATGLTFNADLVGAFNILRKVVKTITPSLEGLRAFQMRGNGGKALPEGFEEPS
- a CDS encoding sugar phosphate nucleotidyltransferase, with amino-acid sequence MKAVILAGGFGTRLRPLSSTRPKPMIPVLGKPNLQYLLESLEKIQEIDEIILSVHYMRGEIREFIDEKMADYPKTIRFVNDPMPLETGGALKNVEDYVDDDFLVIYGDVFTNFDFKELIKAHKENDGLITVAVTKVYDPEKYGVVELDDGNQVTHFEEKPHRPRTNLVDAGIYMVNKKVLEEIPKNKEVYFEREVLPKYVARGLVYAHKIPRGYYWIDLGTPDDLFYAHQVAMDEIAKENGYFVIKEGAEVPEDVEIQGPVCIDEGVKIGHGVKIKAYTYIGPNTVVEDRAYFKRAILIGNDIVRERSEIKDSILGEGVVVGKNVILKETAVVGDYAKIYDNLVIYGAKVLPWKKVEEYEAYIKIKLDPTKVRPGVTPDRCPLGLPECIYTKFKAIAGEKPPCDECIENQWLF
- a CDS encoding TrmB family transcriptional regulator; translated protein: MLERILALLEEGRSIDGIARELDVPRDEVVGAMEVLADLGYLERVEAGESACATCPLKSVCPGTCFRFKGKVYQLSDFRLGGKDRVSKP
- the feoB gene encoding ferrous iron transport protein B, with the protein product MMKVIALAGNPNVGKTTIFNALTGMRQHVGNWPGVTVEKKEGILEYRGQKFLVVDLPGTYSLTAHSIDELVARDFLLKGSADVVVNVIDATALMRNLFLTMEILEMGLNNVIIALNKIDLAEKHGIEINVKRMEEVLGVPVVAMSAKEGAGLDELKEKIHLMANGMLKERPVIPRYDPEVEREIEHIMAVLRDTELGEEYNLRWLAIKLLQRDDGVIKLILRHLGSAKLDEIMGHIAEVEERYKRAMDLIIASQKYEFIDRLMHRFVRYTKVEGESFSDQLDRFLTHPVYGLLILFGVFYLMFKFVFAVGLPLQGYLDDAFAAFGEWLAPHIANEALRGLLVDGIIAGVGSVLSFFPLVFLLFLALSVLEDVGYMARAAVVMERIMRKFGLPGKSFIPLVLAFGCNVPAVMATRTLDDERDRLLTMLVNPLIPCSARLSVISFLAGAFFASHQALVAVSIYATAVLLALLVAWLLSRFVIRGEESPFIIELPEYLIPSWKTVTLHSWERSKEFIKKAGTIILLGSMAIWYLSSYPVQMGTGGSYAERLGMFFEPYMRLMGLDWKAAVSLLFGIIAKENVISTYGIIYGSEEAIVGAMTPLQAYVLGMVTTLYIPCIATIGAVRAESNWKWAAFTVVYMIGLASLVGILIWNVGTALGY
- a CDS encoding FeoA family protein, coding for MIVPLNALRPGDRGIVVNILGGPTARQRLVGMGLTPGATVQIIESHQYGPIIISVGGVRFAIGRGMAAKVMIRKL
- a CDS encoding DUF4870 domain-containing protein — encoded protein: MEETPPEEPKKTSLGMDENLEGLLAYLAWWITGIIFLVLEKESDFVRFHAMQSTITFIGITVLQVILSFIPYIGGIIAWLLGIVGFILWILGMVKAYQGERYKFPIVGNLAEEWMGKVNV
- a CDS encoding 7-cyano-7-deazaguanine synthase, translated to MMGIESVVEEIARFSRELGLYKKRILVMFSGGKDSSLALHILKEAGLEVSALTFFHRWSWRETLNWAMGFTKKLGVEHYLVDVTDGLLREATGRKGPICINCKKVMLWNAKWFALNNGFDVLAKGDNANDKIIGALLDQCKGDIRLCDIPKIGIPFFRPLVKYTAEEVERLADEVGIRPYRMYEHARRRQWREGCPLQYIDREEVVTEELMNLVFRVNYEVSKIARARKVRVSVRVPSFEVMCWDCDEGTLREVGRVTSMFGGKGK
- a CDS encoding AIR synthase family protein; the encoded protein is MRLPLGKIRNDVLHDVVFPNLGVEDMKVVYGPGEGFDSAVLEYDDEHYLVVATDPTLGVPGETFGFFTYHFAASDVAVFGARPRWLVVDILLPPGSERGFLEKTMRDLNTECRKYGSAIIGGHTGVYPSVAEPTSTTTAMGLVKKDQLRLPLAKPGDRIVVTGKVGLEFAVSAAYFREDELRKLLSFREIQLLKGLYRFETAVPDSLVAGPFVRGMHDATEGGLTALHEIADNSGLGFRVYAEKLQLDPLVEKVLDFYGLDPWGVSSTGTVIAITPPENIDSLIKEFNKNGIVAFELGEFTADKKRILIENGEEREFPTFKNDPYVELYGKR
- a CDS encoding nucleotidyltransferase domain-containing protein, with protein sequence MSTDLIKKVILDVARELGLEIEEVILFGSRAKGTFRRDSDWDVLVILSKPVERKMELEAYKRIHRELLFKGIKIDPIFISRDELERVRDDTGFVYYYALREGVKI